A part of Thermococcus sp. SY098 genomic DNA contains:
- a CDS encoding TIGR00153 family protein, which translates to MPIFGGKESNVFEAINRHLEMVGLTLEKFKEMITVYLEGNFEKAEELMREVERYEREADTLRREIETMLYQGAFLPANRGDYVRLSELIDNTADAAESAAHVLILAKPKIPKELKEEIMQLVEASLKTYDYVRKAVEMLNEDVNEALEYAKKTEEQEENADKLEYDILKKMFESEKITTYAKLIWNQVITKIGDIADRAEDASDQVMLMAIKRRG; encoded by the coding sequence ATGCCAATATTTGGAGGAAAAGAGAGCAATGTATTTGAGGCAATAAACAGGCATTTAGAAATGGTAGGGCTCACACTGGAAAAATTTAAAGAGATGATAACGGTTTATCTTGAAGGAAACTTTGAAAAAGCGGAGGAGCTAATGAGAGAAGTTGAGAGGTATGAAAGAGAAGCAGACACTCTCCGTAGAGAGATAGAAACGATGCTTTATCAAGGAGCATTTCTGCCCGCAAACAGAGGAGACTATGTTAGACTTTCTGAGCTGATAGACAATACTGCTGACGCTGCTGAGAGTGCAGCCCATGTCCTAATCTTGGCAAAGCCAAAAATTCCAAAAGAGCTTAAGGAGGAGATTATGCAACTTGTAGAGGCATCATTAAAAACATACGACTATGTTAGAAAAGCTGTTGAAATGCTGAATGAGGATGTTAACGAGGCACTCGAATATGCAAAGAAGACAGAAGAGCAGGAAGAAAATGCTGACAAGCTTGAATATGACATCCTTAAAAAGATGTTTGAAAGCGAAAAGATCACCACCTACGCAAAGCTGATATGGAATCAGGTCATAACTAAAATCGGAGACATTGCAGATAGGGCTGAAGACGCTTCAGACCAGGTTATGCTGATGGCAATAAAAAGGAGGGGTTGA
- a CDS encoding D-2-hydroxyacid dehydrogenase, whose protein sequence is MKVLVAAPLHPKAIELLKNEGFEVVYEEYPDEERLIELAKDVDAIIVRSKPKVTRNVIEAAEKLKVIGRAGVGLDNIDLEAAKEKGIEVVNSPAASSRSVAELTWALILAVARKVAFADRKMREGTWAKKQCMGIELEGKTIGIIGFGRIGYNVAKIAKGFGMKILLYDVIKNYERAEEVGGKFVELEELLRESDVVTIHVPLLDSTYHLIDEEKLKLMKKNAILINPARGPIVDTEALVKALKEGWIYGAGLDVFEEEPLPKDHPLTKLDNVVLTPHIGASTWEAQERAGVQVVEKVIEILKQKEE, encoded by the coding sequence ATGAAGGTTTTGGTTGCTGCTCCATTACATCCAAAGGCTATTGAGCTTTTGAAGAATGAAGGGTTTGAAGTTGTCTATGAAGAGTACCCAGATGAAGAGAGACTCATCGAACTTGCGAAGGATGTTGATGCTATAATCGTTAGGAGCAAGCCAAAAGTTACAAGAAATGTCATTGAGGCAGCGGAAAAGCTTAAAGTGATCGGAAGGGCTGGAGTTGGTCTTGACAACATTGACCTTGAAGCTGCCAAAGAAAAAGGAATTGAAGTTGTAAATTCACCAGCGGCATCAAGCAGAAGTGTTGCAGAGCTGACTTGGGCTCTAATTCTGGCAGTTGCAAGAAAAGTTGCCTTTGCTGACAGAAAGATGAGGGAAGGCACCTGGGCAAAGAAGCAGTGTATGGGAATTGAGCTTGAAGGCAAGACTATTGGAATCATAGGATTCGGAAGAATTGGCTACAACGTTGCAAAAATAGCAAAGGGCTTTGGAATGAAGATTCTCCTCTATGATGTCATTAAGAATTACGAGAGAGCTGAAGAAGTGGGAGGAAAGTTCGTTGAGCTTGAGGAGCTTTTAAGAGAGAGCGATGTCGTGACAATCCACGTTCCACTATTGGACAGCACGTACCATTTAATCGATGAGGAAAAGCTCAAGCTCATGAAAAAGAACGCAATCCTGATTAACCCAGCGAGAGGGCCAATAGTTGATACAGAAGCATTAGTTAAGGCGCTCAAGGAAGGTTGGATTTATGGGGCTGGATTGGATGTCTTCGAAGAAGAACCACTTCCAAAAGATCATCCGCTCACAAAGCTTGATAATGTTGTCTTAACACCGCACATCGGAGCAAGCACTTGGGAAGCTCAAGAAAGAGCTGGCGTCCAAGTTGTAGAAAAGGTCATAGAGATTCTCAAGCAGAAAGAAGAGTAA
- a CDS encoding nascent polypeptide-associated complex protein: MKGMNPKQMKRMMKQLGIKMEELEGVREVVIRFENKEIIIREPVVTAIVAMGEKSYQIVGKEEVREVVNIPEEDIKLVMEQTGVDYETAKKALEETKGDLAEAILKLQET; this comes from the coding sequence ATGAAAGGCATGAACCCAAAGCAGATGAAGAGGATGATGAAGCAGCTTGGTATAAAGATGGAGGAGCTTGAAGGGGTTAGAGAAGTCGTGATACGGTTTGAAAATAAGGAAATTATAATCAGGGAGCCAGTTGTTACTGCGATTGTTGCAATGGGGGAGAAAAGTTACCAGATAGTGGGCAAGGAAGAGGTTAGAGAAGTCGTTAATATTCCAGAAGAGGACATTAAGCTTGTCATGGAGCAAACTGGTGTTGATTACGAAACCGCTAAAAAAGCTTTAGAGGAAACAAAGGGAGATTTGGCAGAGGCCATTCTAAAGCTTCAAGAGACTTAG
- a CDS encoding RNA methyltransferase, whose product MEPEYQMNIGFVARTMKNFGVKELILVNPPELKGEAYKFAMHAKDVLENAKIVKTVDEALKIVDVAVGTTGISGKVYLPERTPISPEEFAKRAFLYGGKIGIFFGRESKGLSNEELEKMDFTVTVPTSEEYPVMNLSHAVAVVLYEIYKQRIKAETPTEENRHLRKATREEKDILVKYWSELLETLNYPKDPIRRKYFTIMFRRVIGRSFIYAREIYSLYGPLRLAIEKIKRCENDKH is encoded by the coding sequence GTGGAGCCGGAGTATCAGATGAACATTGGTTTTGTTGCAAGGACAATGAAGAATTTTGGAGTTAAGGAGCTTATATTGGTTAATCCACCAGAATTGAAAGGAGAGGCGTACAAATTTGCTATGCATGCTAAAGATGTCTTAGAAAATGCAAAAATAGTCAAAACCGTAGATGAAGCATTGAAAATCGTTGATGTGGCTGTGGGAACAACAGGGATAAGTGGTAAGGTTTATCTTCCCGAGAGGACGCCTATAAGTCCTGAGGAGTTTGCAAAGAGAGCCTTTTTATATGGTGGCAAAATTGGGATTTTCTTTGGCAGGGAAAGTAAAGGCTTAAGCAATGAAGAACTTGAAAAAATGGACTTCACAGTGACAGTCCCAACAAGTGAAGAATATCCTGTGATGAATCTAAGCCACGCTGTTGCCGTTGTTCTCTACGAGATTTACAAGCAGCGGATAAAAGCGGAAACCCCCACAGAAGAGAACAGGCATTTAAGAAAAGCTACCAGAGAAGAGAAGGACATTTTGGTTAAATACTGGAGCGAGCTTTTGGAGACTCTAAACTATCCAAAAGACCCAATAAGGCGGAAATACTTTACTATAATGTTCCGCCGCGTCATTGGCAGGTCGTTCATATATGCAAGGGAGATCTACTCCCTATATGGACCTTTAAGGCTGGCAATCGAAAAAATCAAGAGGTGTGAAAATGATAAGCATTGA
- the otg gene encoding methylated-DNA--protein-cysteine methyltransferase, translating to MISIEKFEIFGREIWIAVVLEEKIDGITFSLDGYDYLMERINSLKALLERRNVSVDLTEEKSDYPKIVYNVLVGDIENQDALRFLSFRGVTSFEKKVYEVLTKKVKRGSVITYGELAKMLSTSPRAVGNVMKRNPYPIIVPCHRVVLKSGLGNYTPKKEYKQFLLEIEGVKGWTS from the coding sequence ATGATAAGCATTGAGAAGTTTGAAATCTTTGGGCGAGAAATCTGGATCGCTGTAGTCTTGGAGGAGAAAATTGATGGAATAACTTTTTCTTTGGATGGTTATGACTATCTTATGGAGCGAATAAACTCATTAAAAGCCCTTCTTGAGCGTAGAAATGTTTCGGTAGATTTAACTGAAGAAAAAAGTGATTATCCAAAGATTGTTTATAATGTGCTGGTTGGTGATATTGAAAACCAGGATGCTCTGAGATTCCTGAGCTTCAGAGGGGTTACATCCTTTGAAAAGAAAGTTTATGAAGTCTTGACAAAAAAAGTTAAAAGAGGAAGCGTCATAACCTATGGAGAACTCGCTAAAATGCTGTCAACATCTCCAAGGGCTGTAGGGAATGTTATGAAAAGAAATCCATATCCAATAATCGTTCCATGTCACAGGGTTGTTTTAAAATCAGGATTAGGTAATTATACACCAAAAAAGGAGTATAAGCAGTTTTTACTTGAGATAGAGGGGGTGAAAGGATGGACAAGCTAA
- a CDS encoding M20 family metallopeptidase encodes MEIELLKKLVSMPSHFGEEKEISEFITSFLESYAKVETQEVEGFGSNVIAYLKGVKNTVVLNGHMDTVGLSAGWTKNPWGQIEGDKFYGIGSADMKGGLAALMSVFAEIAELSRRERPNIIFTAVVDEEGYSRGAWELIKSKKLEKADVVLVGEPTNEKLMLGARGRFVIQVKAFGKKAHAARPENGINAIEELSKLLANLNKAKLKKHRKLGMGSFCTLEIKGKADGLSVPEYAEAIVDRHTVVGEDWEFVRETLEKLSQKLEVKAKLKIEKFKRPTPEMLPYYVKENLKVVKTFKRVFKQKTGKEVEVTYGKSVGDFNYFGTYLGKPTLVFGPIGGNWHSADEWVSISSVKRVKEIYRNFLKALV; translated from the coding sequence GTGGAAATTGAGTTGTTGAAAAAGCTTGTTTCTATGCCATCACATTTTGGTGAAGAGAAAGAAATTTCTGAATTTATAACATCGTTTCTTGAGTCGTATGCTAAGGTTGAAACTCAAGAAGTTGAGGGATTTGGAAGCAATGTAATTGCATATTTGAAAGGTGTTAAGAATACGGTCGTGCTTAATGGTCATATGGATACCGTTGGATTAAGCGCTGGGTGGACGAAAAACCCGTGGGGTCAAATCGAAGGGGATAAATTTTATGGCATTGGAAGTGCGGACATGAAAGGTGGACTGGCAGCATTAATGAGCGTTTTTGCTGAAATCGCTGAGCTTTCTCGGAGAGAGAGACCTAACATAATATTCACCGCCGTTGTTGATGAAGAGGGATACTCTCGAGGTGCTTGGGAGCTGATTAAGAGCAAAAAGCTTGAAAAGGCTGATGTGGTTCTTGTGGGTGAACCCACAAATGAAAAGCTTATGCTTGGTGCAAGGGGAAGGTTTGTAATCCAAGTTAAGGCTTTCGGCAAAAAAGCCCACGCTGCAAGACCCGAGAATGGTATCAATGCGATAGAGGAGCTCTCAAAGCTTCTTGCAAATTTAAATAAGGCAAAGCTGAAGAAACATCGGAAGTTGGGAATGGGAAGTTTCTGCACTCTTGAAATAAAGGGAAAAGCAGATGGATTAAGCGTTCCGGAATACGCAGAGGCAATAGTCGACAGACATACTGTAGTTGGAGAAGACTGGGAATTTGTTAGAGAAACACTTGAAAAGCTTTCCCAAAAACTTGAAGTAAAAGCCAAGCTGAAAATTGAAAAATTCAAAAGACCCACCCCAGAGATGCTCCCCTATTACGTCAAAGAAAATCTCAAAGTGGTGAAGACATTTAAGCGAGTATTCAAACAGAAAACAGGCAAAGAGGTTGAAGTAACTTATGGGAAGAGCGTTGGAGATTTCAACTACTTTGGCACTTACTTGGGAAAACCGACTCTGGTTTTTGGTCCAATCGGAGGCAACTGGCATTCTGCCGATGAGTGGGTCAGTATAAGCTCAGTAAAGAGGGTTAAGGAGATATACAGAAACTTTTTGAAAGCTCTGGTTTAG
- a CDS encoding tetratricopeptide repeat protein yields MDKLKLYIIGFLALIIAIAGGIVYKWGFWMLVRIVLSLGFLGLTLMLGFFLVLTLYAESWKYAVYLLVPTALSAYATYLSITWQKLKVVGGIILLFILGLAFGIWYISEPDLSLADRFRSAEKLEKMGKYKAAARKYEKKGNYLKAAEMYEKLGWMESAAWAYEKAEKYEKAAEIYEQLYEKEKDTYYLKEAHEYWKKAGNMERAAKALERYAEEEPWFWEDVAKLYEELGNEEKAKEAWQRALDYYMKEAQEEGVFWEDVGNIARKLGKEELAKEAYQKFLEYCLKEAEEDPMWWKHVAEAYEYLGEKDKAEEARKKYEEYRKKIMKANEETSKFPE; encoded by the coding sequence ATGGACAAGCTAAAGCTTTACATAATAGGATTTTTGGCACTGATAATCGCAATAGCTGGAGGGATAGTTTACAAATGGGGTTTCTGGATGCTTGTCAGGATTGTTCTCAGCTTAGGATTTTTGGGACTGACTTTGATGCTTGGTTTCTTCCTTGTGCTGACTCTTTATGCAGAAAGCTGGAAGTACGCAGTTTATCTGCTGGTACCAACAGCTCTCAGTGCTTATGCAACTTATTTGAGCATAACCTGGCAGAAGCTTAAGGTTGTTGGAGGAATAATCCTCCTCTTCATTTTGGGATTGGCTTTTGGGATATGGTACATAAGCGAGCCTGACTTGAGTTTGGCAGACAGATTCCGCTCTGCAGAGAAGCTTGAAAAGATGGGCAAATATAAGGCAGCTGCCAGAAAGTACGAGAAGAAGGGCAATTACTTAAAGGCTGCTGAAATGTATGAAAAGCTCGGTTGGATGGAGAGCGCAGCGTGGGCATACGAGAAAGCTGAGAAATACGAGAAAGCTGCTGAGATTTATGAGCAGCTCTATGAGAAGGAAAAGGACACATACTATCTAAAAGAGGCTCATGAGTACTGGAAGAAAGCTGGAAACATGGAGAGAGCGGCTAAAGCACTGGAGCGCTATGCTGAGGAGGAGCCCTGGTTCTGGGAGGATGTTGCAAAGCTCTATGAGGAACTTGGAAACGAGGAAAAGGCTAAGGAAGCATGGCAGAGGGCTTTGGACTATTACATGAAGGAAGCTCAAGAAGAGGGAGTGTTTTGGGAAGATGTTGGAAACATAGCAAGAAAGCTTGGAAAAGAAGAACTTGCGAAAGAAGCTTATCAAAAGTTCCTCGAATACTGCTTGAAAGAGGCAGAGGAAGATCCAATGTGGTGGAAGCATGTGGCAGAGGCTTATGAGTATCTTGGTGAGAAAGATAAGGCAGAAGAGGCAAGGAAGAAATATGAGGAATACAGAAAAAAGATAATGAAAGCTAATGAAGAGACATCGAAGTTTCCGGAATGA
- a CDS encoding pyruvate/ketoisovalerate ferredoxin oxidoreductase subunit gamma: protein MIEVRFHGRGGQGAVTAANILAEAAFIEGKYVQAFPFFGVERRGAPVTAFTRIDEKPIRIKTQIYEPDIVVVLDPSLLETVDVTAGLKEGGIVIVNTEKSKDEVLAKLKKKPAKLALVDATTIALEVLGLPITNTSILGAVAKATGIVKIESVETAIKETFSGELGEKNARAAREAFEKTAVYEL from the coding sequence ATGATAGAAGTTCGTTTTCATGGTAGAGGTGGACAAGGTGCAGTTACCGCTGCAAACATTTTAGCTGAGGCAGCTTTTATAGAGGGCAAATATGTGCAGGCATTTCCGTTCTTCGGTGTCGAGAGAAGAGGAGCACCAGTTACAGCATTTACAAGAATCGATGAGAAGCCAATCAGAATAAAGACCCAGATATATGAGCCCGACATTGTTGTTGTTCTGGATCCATCCCTCTTAGAGACCGTTGATGTTACAGCGGGTCTTAAGGAAGGAGGAATTGTCATTGTCAACACGGAAAAGAGCAAAGACGAAGTTCTTGCAAAGCTCAAGAAGAAGCCAGCAAAGCTGGCTTTAGTTGATGCAACCACAATAGCCCTTGAGGTGCTTGGATTGCCAATTACGAACACCTCAATTCTCGGTGCAGTTGCAAAGGCAACTGGGATAGTTAAAATCGAGAGCGTTGAAACTGCAATTAAGGAGACATTCTCCGGAGAGCTCGGAGAGAAGAACGCAAGGGCCGCAAGGGAAGCATTTGAGAAGACTGCTGTTTATGAGCTTTAA
- a CDS encoding inorganic phosphate transporter, with protein sequence MDGIVIAALAVGFYIAWNIGANDSANAMGTAVGAGVLSFRQATFTIAVFVLLGAYLKGYKVMKTVGKGIVPEGYLTIEMAIIALLAAGVWVTIATIKGLPVSTTQAIVGGVVGVGLAIHAPIRWFTLSKIAAAWVVSPIVAGILAMILYKFYGYLINQMKSLGRIELLYKWLAVLGGSYMAFNFGANEVANATGPLVGAGFLEPRVAGIFGALSLALGSLTFSYAVMYTVGKKITALGPASAFAAQFGSAIAVSLANILGLPVSSSQAIVGGVVGVGIITGEGIDKSTIKDIVFGWVATPTTAIIIALIIFHIFRFAGMI encoded by the coding sequence ATGGACGGAATAGTGATAGCAGCACTTGCCGTTGGCTTTTACATCGCTTGGAACATAGGAGCAAATGATTCAGCCAATGCTATGGGAACCGCAGTGGGGGCAGGGGTTCTAAGCTTCAGACAAGCCACCTTTACGATTGCAGTATTTGTTCTCCTTGGAGCTTATCTAAAAGGCTACAAGGTCATGAAGACCGTTGGAAAGGGAATTGTGCCCGAAGGATACCTAACAATTGAGATGGCAATCATAGCCCTTTTAGCTGCTGGGGTTTGGGTAACAATTGCAACGATTAAGGGACTTCCGGTTTCCACAACTCAGGCTATAGTGGGGGGAGTTGTAGGAGTTGGTCTGGCAATCCATGCCCCCATAAGATGGTTTACCCTCTCTAAAATTGCTGCAGCATGGGTAGTTTCACCCATCGTTGCTGGAATTCTTGCAATGATTTTGTACAAATTTTATGGATATCTAATCAATCAGATGAAAAGCCTCGGACGTATTGAGCTTTTGTACAAATGGCTGGCTGTCCTTGGTGGTTCATACATGGCTTTTAACTTTGGGGCAAACGAGGTGGCAAATGCCACTGGACCACTGGTCGGAGCAGGATTTTTGGAGCCAAGGGTTGCTGGGATTTTTGGAGCTTTGAGTTTAGCTCTGGGTTCTTTAACCTTCAGCTATGCTGTAATGTACACCGTTGGAAAGAAGATAACAGCTTTAGGACCGGCTTCAGCTTTTGCCGCCCAGTTTGGCTCAGCCATTGCCGTGAGTTTAGCTAATATATTAGGATTGCCTGTTAGTTCAAGTCAGGCAATTGTGGGTGGAGTCGTGGGAGTTGGTATAATAACGGGAGAGGGTATAGACAAGTCGACGATAAAGGACATTGTATTTGGCTGGGTTGCAACGCCTACGACGGCAATAATAATTGCCCTGATAATATTCCACATCTTTAGATTTGCGGGAATGATTTAA
- a CDS encoding 2-dehydropantoate 2-reductase — MKICILGAGSIGSLFGALLARAGNDVTLIGREEHVRAINEKGLKIVGVEEFTVHPKAVTYAPEYEPDLIILATKSYSTAYALSCAKHCIGKKTWILSIQNGLGNEDLALKYTKNVLGGITTNGAMLEEWGVIRWTGRGITKIGVYPKGKNEFVEKVAKVFNEAGIDTQVSENIMGWKWIKALVNSAINPVGALLEVKNGFLLENEHLLAILMEIVKEGCRVAMQWGVEFEEHPLEVLIDTLERTRENYNSMLQDLKRGKRTEIDYINGKIIEYAENIGLSAPMNNLLWSLIKAKELLTQSK, encoded by the coding sequence ATGAAAATTTGCATACTTGGGGCAGGTTCAATCGGTTCTCTTTTCGGTGCTCTATTAGCAAGAGCTGGAAATGATGTAACACTTATAGGACGGGAAGAACACGTGAGAGCAATAAATGAGAAGGGGCTAAAAATCGTTGGTGTTGAAGAGTTTACAGTCCATCCAAAAGCTGTAACTTATGCTCCTGAATATGAACCGGATTTGATAATACTGGCAACAAAATCATACTCCACAGCCTATGCCTTGAGCTGTGCCAAGCACTGCATCGGAAAGAAAACATGGATTTTGAGCATACAGAATGGGCTCGGCAATGAAGACTTGGCATTAAAATACACAAAAAACGTTCTTGGAGGGATAACGACAAACGGGGCAATGCTTGAGGAATGGGGAGTTATTAGGTGGACAGGCAGGGGGATAACAAAAATCGGGGTTTACCCTAAAGGAAAGAACGAATTTGTCGAAAAAGTTGCCAAAGTGTTTAATGAGGCTGGCATTGACACTCAAGTGAGTGAAAATATAATGGGATGGAAGTGGATTAAAGCATTGGTGAATTCTGCAATTAATCCCGTTGGTGCTCTGCTTGAAGTTAAAAACGGATTTCTGCTTGAGAACGAGCATCTGCTGGCAATTTTAATGGAAATTGTAAAAGAGGGTTGCAGAGTTGCAATGCAGTGGGGAGTTGAGTTTGAGGAGCATCCTCTTGAAGTTCTTATAGACACACTTGAGAGAACCCGCGAGAACTACAATTCAATGCTCCAAGATTTAAAGAGAGGCAAAAGAACAGAAATTGATTATATAAACGGCAAAATAATCGAATACGCAGAAAACATTGGGCTTTCAGCCCCAATGAACAATTTGTTATGGAGTTTAATAAAAGCAAAGGAGCTGTTAACGCAAAGTAAATAA
- the hflX gene encoding GTPase HflX: MKAIGVIRHSPRRRINKAEFEELLRSAGYEVLAIVEQVREEHPKYNIGPGKLQEIKKLAEELKPDKVIFANQLTPSQAFNIAKELRVDIIDKWQLVLEIFEKRAHSKEAKLQVELANLRYELPLVREAIRRAKMGEQPGFKGMGEYQIHQYLKHIRYRMGKIRKELERIREDREVKRKRREEVGFILIALAGYTNAGKSTLLNALAREEIPAKDQMFTTLDTTTRRFKVNQKRVLVTDTVGFIDDLPPFIVEAFHSTLEEITKADIILLVLDVSEPWSEIKRKFLASLKILRELKALDKPIIVVLNKQDLTTNVDVEDKKGAIKELADKRGVVIFDVVSISAKLNRLEELYRALERAILTLPKYKSFEIVVKEKEKVSQVIALINSIGEILDIEYGEATKILAYIQVGMIKSLTKLGVEIKYSPVEVE, translated from the coding sequence ATGAAGGCAATTGGTGTTATTAGACATTCACCAAGAAGAAGGATAAACAAAGCGGAATTTGAAGAGCTTCTGCGTAGTGCGGGTTATGAAGTTCTTGCGATAGTTGAGCAGGTTAGGGAGGAACACCCAAAGTACAATATTGGTCCTGGAAAGCTTCAAGAGATCAAAAAGCTGGCAGAAGAGCTTAAACCAGACAAAGTGATTTTTGCAAATCAGCTCACACCCTCTCAGGCTTTTAATATTGCAAAGGAACTCAGGGTGGATATTATAGACAAGTGGCAGCTTGTCCTTGAAATTTTCGAAAAGAGAGCACATTCTAAAGAGGCAAAGCTACAAGTTGAGCTTGCTAATTTGAGATATGAGTTGCCTCTCGTTAGAGAGGCAATTAGAAGGGCAAAGATGGGCGAACAGCCGGGTTTTAAAGGTATGGGTGAGTATCAGATTCACCAGTATCTGAAGCACATTCGCTACAGAATGGGTAAAATAAGAAAGGAACTTGAGAGAATCAGAGAGGACAGGGAAGTCAAAAGAAAACGAAGAGAAGAAGTTGGATTCATCCTAATTGCTTTAGCCGGATACACCAATGCTGGAAAATCCACGCTCTTGAATGCTTTGGCGAGAGAAGAAATTCCAGCTAAAGATCAAATGTTTACAACCCTTGACACCACAACAAGGAGATTTAAAGTTAATCAGAAGAGAGTCTTGGTAACGGATACAGTTGGATTTATAGATGATCTGCCGCCTTTTATTGTTGAGGCATTCCACTCAACACTTGAAGAGATAACGAAAGCTGATATAATTCTTCTTGTTTTGGACGTGAGCGAACCATGGAGTGAAATTAAAAGGAAGTTTTTGGCTTCTCTTAAAATTCTGAGAGAGCTTAAAGCGTTAGACAAGCCGATAATTGTTGTTTTAAATAAGCAGGACTTAACGACAAATGTTGATGTTGAAGATAAAAAAGGAGCAATTAAAGAGCTTGCAGATAAAAGGGGAGTTGTTATTTTTGATGTTGTCAGCATATCAGCAAAGCTTAATCGGCTGGAAGAACTTTACAGAGCCTTGGAAAGGGCAATTTTAACCTTGCCGAAGTACAAGTCCTTTGAGATAGTCGTTAAAGAGAAGGAGAAGGTCTCACAGGTCATTGCCTTAATAAATTCAATTGGGGAGATTCTTGATATCGAATATGGGGAAGCTACAAAGATTTTAGCCTACATCCAGGTTGGAATGATTAAGAGCCTGACAAAGCTGGGGGTTGAGATAAAGTATTCACCAGTTGAAGTTGAGTAA